In Nocardioides cavernae, a single genomic region encodes these proteins:
- the deoD gene encoding purine-nucleoside phosphorylase, producing MSTHIGAQPGDIAPTVLLPGDPLRAKWIAETFLDDARCYSEVRGMYGFTGSWNGHPVSVQGSGMGQPSMAIYVNELFKEYDVASIIRVGSCGAVTDDVGVRDVIIASGACTDSSMNRIAFHGIDYAPVADFGLLRGAVEAAEAREGGSPFHVGLIFSSDSFYPARPELLGEMVKYGVLGVEMEASALYTLAAKHGRRALAICTVSDHIVTGEETTSQEREQTFGEMVEIALTAALG from the coding sequence GTGAGCACCCACATCGGCGCCCAGCCCGGCGACATCGCCCCCACCGTCCTCCTGCCCGGCGACCCCCTGCGGGCCAAGTGGATCGCCGAGACGTTCCTCGACGACGCGCGCTGCTACAGCGAGGTGCGCGGGATGTACGGCTTCACCGGCAGCTGGAACGGCCACCCCGTCTCCGTGCAGGGGTCCGGCATGGGCCAGCCGTCGATGGCCATCTACGTCAACGAGCTCTTCAAGGAGTACGACGTCGCCTCGATCATCCGGGTGGGCTCGTGCGGTGCGGTTACCGACGACGTGGGCGTGCGGGACGTGATCATCGCGTCCGGCGCCTGCACCGACTCCTCGATGAACCGGATCGCCTTCCACGGCATCGACTACGCCCCGGTGGCCGACTTCGGGCTGCTGCGCGGTGCTGTCGAGGCCGCTGAGGCGCGCGAGGGCGGCTCGCCCTTCCACGTGGGCCTGATCTTCTCGAGCGACTCCTTCTACCCGGCACGGCCGGAGCTGCTCGGCGAGATGGTGAAGTACGGCGTGCTCGGGGTCGAGATGGAGGCGAGCGCGCTCTACACCCTCGCGGCGAAGCACGGCCGGCGTGCGCTTGCGATCTGCACCGTCTCCGACCACATCGTCACCGGCGAGGAGACCACCTCCCAGGAGCGCGAGCAGACCTTCGGCGAGATGGTCGAGATCGCGCTGACCGCCGCGCTCGGCTGA